DNA from Streptomyces sp. NBC_01476:
CAGCAGCTCCGCATCATCACCCGCCGCACTGAACGCAGGGATTGGTAACTCCGGTAGCCGCCCGCCCCGCCCCCGGGCGTGGGGCGGGTTTCTGTGCCCCGAGCTCTCACGTGGACAGGTTCGAAGGAGAACGTGGTGCCCGGCGTGGGGCCGCCGTACAGGAGGCCCGGTCGGGTGAACTGCCCACCTCCGCCAGCCTGGTGGGCCGGTTCCTGGCGGCGGGTTGCCTCGGCAGTGGCGGGCCTACCGGTGGATCTGTGGCCCGGCGTGTGCGCGCCTCGGCCCGGTGCCCGGTGCCCGGTGGGCGCGCTGGTGGTCCGGTACGTCCCTGCCTCGGCCCGGTGGCCGGTGCTCCCGCGGTCCGGCAGGGGTCGCTGCCGCTCCTGCCTCCCGGTCGGTCTCGCCGATGCGTCGGTTCGCCGATCCGGTCGGTTCTGCCGGCGGCCTCGCGTTCCGCGTCGGCGCGTCCCCGCCTCGGCCCGGCGGCCGGTGCTCCCGCGGTCCAGCAGGCGCCGCTGCTGCTCCTACCTCCTGGTCGGTCCCGCCGGTGGGTCGGTTCCTCGATCCGGTGGCTTCGCGTTCGCGTCGGTGGGTCGGTGCCTCGGTCCGGCGGGTTCCGCCGGTGGCCGGTGGGCGCGCCGGCGGCCCGGTACGTCCCCGCCTCGGCCCGGTGCCCGGCCACCCCCGCCGCCCGGTGACCCCCCGTCAGGGGCGCCGCCCGGCCCTTGACACCCCTCCGGCCCCAGGAGGAACATCACTTGCTGGATTTCTGACAACGTTGTCGGTGGTGGTTGCGCCGCCGGCCCAGCCGGTCTCCTTCCGTACTCCCGAAGGGCAGGAATGGTGCACAACAGATCCTCGTACCGGATGACGAACCCCGGTCGCGGGAAACGCAGAACCGTCGTCGCCGCGCTGGCCGCCGCGGCGACCGCCGTGCTCGGCATGGGAATCGGCGCCGGCCCCGCCACCGCGGCGCCGGCGCACAGTACGTCCGGCGCCCCCGCGTCGTACGTCAATCCGCTGATCGGGTCCTCCAACGCCGGTAACACCTACCCCGGCACGGTCGTGCCCTTCGGCATGCTCTCCTGGAGCCCGCAGACCTCGACGGGCAATCAGTTCTCCAACCCCGCGCCCGGCGGCTACCGTTACGACGCCACCAGGATCCGCGGCTTCAGCCTCACCCACCTCAACGGCGTGGGCTGTTCCGGCGCCAACGGCGACATCCCGATCATGCCGTACGTGGGCGACGTCGACTCCTCGCCCAGCGCCGACACCAAGGACGCGAAGTACGCCAGCACCTTCTCGCACGCCAACGAGACGGCCCAGGCGGGCTATTACAAGGTCGCCCTGGACAGCGGCGCCAGCGCCGAACTGACCAGCACCGCCCGCACCGGCACCGGCGAGTTCGGCTTCCCGGCCGACCAGCCGGCCAGCATGCTCTTCCGTACCTCGAACTCCGAGAGCGGCAGCGCCGCCGCCACGGTCGCCGTGGACGCCGCCACCCGGACGGTCACCGGCTCGGTGAGCGCGGGCAACTTCTGCGGCCCGCAGAGCGCCAACAACCGCCACGACGTCTACACCCTTTACTTCACCGCCCACTTCGACCAGGCCTTCGCCAAGACCGGCACCTGGACCGACAGCACGCTGAACCCCGGCGCCACCTCCGCCACCGGCGGCACTGGCTACAACTCCAGCGGCAACGCCACCGCGGGCAAGGGCTCCGGCGCCTATGTGACCTTCTCGCCCGGCACCCACCAGGTGCAGGCCAAGGTCGCCATCTCGTACGTGAGTCCGCAGAACGCCGAGGCCAACCTGCGCGCGGAGAACCCGCCGAGCAAGAGCTTCGCCACGACCCGGGCCCAGGCAACCGCCGCGTGGAACACCGCCCTTGGCAAGATCCAGGTCTCCGGCGGCTCCGCCGACCAGCAGAGCACCTTCTACACCGCGCTCTACCACTCGATGCTGGAGCCGACCCTCACCAGCGACGTCAACGGCCAGTATCTCGGCGGTGACCGCAAGACACACTCGCTCGCCCGCGGCCAGCACGCCCAGTACGGCACCTTCTCCGGCTGGGACCAGTACCGCGCGCAGGTGCAGCTGCTCACCCTGCTGCAGCCGAAGACCGGCAGCGACTACGCCCAGTCCCTCTTCAACTACGCCCAGCAGCGCGGCGGTGAGTGGGACCGCTGGCTGCTGGAGAACGGCAAGACCAGCATCATGTCCGGCGATCCCTCGGACGCGGCGCTGGCCGGCATCTACGCCTTCGGCGGACGGGACTTCGACGTCAAGGGCGCGCTCGCCTCGCTGGTGAAGGCCGCCACCGTACCCACCGCCAACGACAACGACAGCGCCGGCTGCAACGTCGAATGCGTCGGCCAGCGACCGGCCCTGGACAAGTACCTGTCGCTCGGCTACGTGCCGTCCGACAACTGCCACTGCTGGGGCGGCGCCGCCGAGACGCTGGAGGACGCGGCGGCCGACTTCGGCCTGTCCGAACTGGCCGGCCGGCTCGGCGACCAGAAGACCCAGCAGACGTTCGCCGACCGCAGCGGCAACTGGACCAACGTCTTCGACCCCAACGCCACCGCGCAGGGCGGCTACATGCGCGACCGCAACTCCGACGGCTCGTGGGCCGGTACGACCTTCAGCCCCAGCACCGGCAACGGCTTCGTCGAGGGCAGCAGCGCCCGCTACACCTGGATGGTCTACTCCGACGTGGCCGGCCTGGCCCAGGCCATGGGCGGGAACAAGGCGGCCATCGCCCGGCTCGACGCCTTCTTCCGCGCACCCGACGGCAGCTTCGACTTCTCCGCCGCCGACCAGACGCGCTACGACCCCACCAACGAGCCCGACATCAACGCGCCCTACCTCTACGACTACCTGGGCGCTCCGTACAAGACCCAGGAGACGGTCCGCGCCGAGGTGGACGGTCTGTGGACCAACACCCCCGGCGGCATCCCCGGCAACGACGACGCCGGCACCATGTCGTCCTGGTACGTCTTCTCCGCGCTCGGGATGTACCCGCAGGTTCCCAGCCGCGCGGACCTGGTGCTCACCGCGCCGCTCTTCCCGCACGCGGTGGTCCACACCGGGCTCGGGAAGACCATCACGGTCAACGCCCCCCGGGCATCGGCCCAGAACATCTACGTGCAGAGCCTGCGGACCAACGGCCGCAGCTCCGGGCAGCCCTGGGTCCCGGCGTCCTTCGTTACCCGCGGCGGCACCCTGGACTACACCCTGGGCAGCACCCCGAACACCTCCTGGGGCAGCTCGCCGAAGAACGCGCCGCCGTCCTTCCGCGACGGTGAGGCACCGTTCTTCGCCGCCACCGACCCCGCCCGGGTCAAGGTCGAGCCGGGCAGTTCGGCGGACACCACCATCAAGCTCTCCACGCTGCAGGACAAGAAGGTCGGCGTCCACTGGACCGCCGCCCCGCCGGCCGGCATCACCCTGAAGCCCGCGCACGGCGACGTCACCATCCCCAAGGCCGGCGCCACCACCGCGAAGCTCTCGGTCGTGGTCGGAGCCGACACCAAAGCGGGCGTCTACTCCGTCCCGCTGACCTTGACCACCTCCTCCGGCGGCCGGCACGGCAGCACCGTGACCGTGCCGAAGACCTGGCTCTCGGTGACCGTCGGCGTGCAGGGCAGCGTCACCTGGTACGTCAACAACGCGGGCACGTCCCCCGACGACCAGAATCCGACCGCCAACTTCGACGGCGGCGGCTGGAGTTACTCCGCCAAGGCGCTTGCCGACGCCGGCGTCACGCCGGGCGCCACGGTCTCCGCGGCCGGCTTCGACTTCACCTGGCCCGATGTGGAGCCCGGCGCGCCGGACAACATCGTGGTCGGCGGCGGCGACCAGGTCCTCGACGTCTCCGCGACCTCCGCGGGCGACACGCAGCTCAGCCTGCTGGGCAGTGCCGCCTTCGGCGACAGCAGCGGCACGGTGACCCTCACCTACACCGACGGGACCACCCAGCAGGCCCAGATCGGCTTCAGTGACTGGACCCTGGGCGGCGGCGGAAGCCAGCCGTCGTTCGGCAACGTGGTGGCCGTGCACACCGCCTACCGCGATGTGCTCGGCGGCACCACCGACCCGGTCGGCACCGATGTCTTCGCCACCGTGCCGATCGCCCTGCAGGCCGGCAAGCAGCTGGCGACGGTGACGTTGCCGGCCACCACGACCGGCGGTGACATGCACCTCTTCGGCATCGCCACCGCCTGACGCGACCGCTCACGAGGCGGAAACGCCGGCGGCGCCCCCGGACCGAACCGGTCCGGGGGCGCCGCCGGGCCCTGCCGCCCGCAGGCCGGCCGGTCAGCGG
Protein-coding regions in this window:
- a CDS encoding GH92 family glycosyl hydrolase, yielding MTNPGRGKRRTVVAALAAAATAVLGMGIGAGPATAAPAHSTSGAPASYVNPLIGSSNAGNTYPGTVVPFGMLSWSPQTSTGNQFSNPAPGGYRYDATRIRGFSLTHLNGVGCSGANGDIPIMPYVGDVDSSPSADTKDAKYASTFSHANETAQAGYYKVALDSGASAELTSTARTGTGEFGFPADQPASMLFRTSNSESGSAAATVAVDAATRTVTGSVSAGNFCGPQSANNRHDVYTLYFTAHFDQAFAKTGTWTDSTLNPGATSATGGTGYNSSGNATAGKGSGAYVTFSPGTHQVQAKVAISYVSPQNAEANLRAENPPSKSFATTRAQATAAWNTALGKIQVSGGSADQQSTFYTALYHSMLEPTLTSDVNGQYLGGDRKTHSLARGQHAQYGTFSGWDQYRAQVQLLTLLQPKTGSDYAQSLFNYAQQRGGEWDRWLLENGKTSIMSGDPSDAALAGIYAFGGRDFDVKGALASLVKAATVPTANDNDSAGCNVECVGQRPALDKYLSLGYVPSDNCHCWGGAAETLEDAAADFGLSELAGRLGDQKTQQTFADRSGNWTNVFDPNATAQGGYMRDRNSDGSWAGTTFSPSTGNGFVEGSSARYTWMVYSDVAGLAQAMGGNKAAIARLDAFFRAPDGSFDFSAADQTRYDPTNEPDINAPYLYDYLGAPYKTQETVRAEVDGLWTNTPGGIPGNDDAGTMSSWYVFSALGMYPQVPSRADLVLTAPLFPHAVVHTGLGKTITVNAPRASAQNIYVQSLRTNGRSSGQPWVPASFVTRGGTLDYTLGSTPNTSWGSSPKNAPPSFRDGEAPFFAATDPARVKVEPGSSADTTIKLSTLQDKKVGVHWTAAPPAGITLKPAHGDVTIPKAGATTAKLSVVVGADTKAGVYSVPLTLTTSSGGRHGSTVTVPKTWLSVTVGVQGSVTWYVNNAGTSPDDQNPTANFDGGGWSYSAKALADAGVTPGATVSAAGFDFTWPDVEPGAPDNIVVGGGDQVLDVSATSAGDTQLSLLGSAAFGDSSGTVTLTYTDGTTQQAQIGFSDWTLGGGGSQPSFGNVVAVHTAYRDVLGGTTDPVGTDVFATVPIALQAGKQLATVTLPATTTGGDMHLFGIATA